A single window of Cytobacillus dafuensis DNA harbors:
- the hisA gene encoding 1-(5-phosphoribosyl)-5-[(5-phosphoribosylamino)methylideneamino]imidazole-4-carboxamide isomerase — protein sequence MSFTIYPAIDMRGGNCVRLLQGDYNQETVYGDSPFEMARKFADEGACWIHMVDLDGAKDGKRVNDVSVIQAAKNLKANIQIGGGIRTEMDIVHYLENGVSRVILGSVAVSNPAFAIEMIKKYGSQMAIGLDAKDGYVATHGWLNISEVKAVELGKRFADAGAETFIFTDIATDGMLSGPNVEAVRLLAKETGKSIIASGGVSKLADLTSLKEFYEDGVTGAIVGKAIYEGRFTVKEALGEVKASC from the coding sequence ATGAGTTTTACGATTTATCCAGCAATTGATATGAGAGGAGGCAACTGTGTTCGCTTGCTGCAGGGGGACTATAATCAAGAAACGGTATATGGGGACTCTCCTTTTGAGATGGCAAGGAAGTTTGCGGACGAAGGGGCTTGCTGGATTCATATGGTGGATCTGGACGGAGCAAAGGATGGTAAAAGAGTCAATGATGTCTCTGTCATTCAGGCCGCGAAAAATCTGAAGGCGAATATTCAAATCGGCGGCGGCATACGGACAGAAATGGATATAGTTCATTATCTTGAAAATGGTGTATCTCGTGTCATTCTTGGAAGTGTGGCCGTTTCCAATCCGGCTTTTGCCATTGAAATGATTAAGAAATATGGCAGCCAAATGGCCATTGGACTTGATGCAAAGGACGGGTATGTTGCCACTCATGGTTGGCTGAATATATCTGAGGTAAAAGCAGTTGAGCTTGGGAAAAGATTTGCTGATGCTGGGGCTGAAACCTTTATTTTTACAGATATTGCAACAGATGGCATGCTTTCTGGCCCCAATGTAGAGGCTGTCAGGCTGCTCGCAAAGGAAACGGGAAAAAGCATCATAGCATCTGGGGGAGTCAGCAAGCTAGCTGATTTAACTAGTTTAAAAGAATTTTATGAAGATGGGGTTACCGGAGCCATTGTAGGAAAAGCGATTTACGAAGGACGCTTTACAGTTAAGGAAGCATTAGGAGAGGTGAAGGCATCATGCTAA
- the hisH gene encoding imidazole glycerol phosphate synthase subunit HisH has translation MIGIIDYGMGNLFSVSKALERMEVPYFISENSEDLMKADGLILPGVGSFKDAMEQLDKLGLTSMMKEYVQLGKPLLGICLGMQLLFEESEENGLTKGLQLLPGTVRRFLGVKEDGSSYKVPHMGWNQLNLVQPSPILQGIKEDYAYFVHSYYVETSHTEVVIANSSYDIAVPAIVGSGNIYGMQFHPEKSSALGMELLRNFTLLC, from the coding sequence ATGATCGGCATTATTGATTACGGAATGGGAAATCTTTTTAGTGTCAGCAAAGCGCTCGAAAGAATGGAAGTTCCTTACTTTATTTCGGAGAACAGTGAAGATCTAATGAAGGCTGATGGACTCATCCTTCCTGGGGTCGGCTCCTTTAAGGACGCGATGGAGCAATTAGATAAATTAGGTTTAACGAGCATGATGAAAGAATATGTTCAGCTCGGGAAGCCGCTTCTGGGGATTTGTTTAGGTATGCAGCTATTGTTTGAAGAGAGTGAGGAGAACGGACTTACGAAGGGATTACAATTACTACCTGGAACGGTAAGAAGATTTTTAGGTGTAAAGGAAGATGGTTCTTCGTATAAGGTTCCGCATATGGGGTGGAATCAACTGAATTTAGTTCAGCCGTCACCGATTCTTCAAGGAATAAAAGAAGATTATGCATACTTTGTTCACTCTTACTATGTTGAAACCTCTCATACAGAGGTTGTCATAGCCAATAGCAGCTACGATATAGCTGTGCCTGCAATTGTTGGGAGTGGAAATATATACGGAATGCAATTCCATCCTGAAAAAAGCAGTGCTCTAGGCATGGAATTATTGCGAAATTTTACTTTGCTTTGTTAA
- the hisB gene encoding imidazoleglycerol-phosphate dehydratase HisB: MARATEIKRKTNETDIFLGFNIDGQGKSKLETGVPFLTHMLDLFTKHGQFDLTVNAKGDIEVDDHHTTEDIGICLGQVLREALGDKKGIKRYGNAFVPMDEALAQVVIDLSNRPHLEMRAEFPSQKVGTFDTELVHEFLWKLALEARMNLHVIVHYGQNTHHIIEAIFKALGRALNEATMIDPNIKGVPSTKGML; this comes from the coding sequence ATGGCTAGAGCAACTGAGATCAAAAGGAAAACGAATGAAACGGACATATTTTTAGGTTTCAACATTGATGGGCAAGGGAAGAGCAAGCTTGAAACGGGGGTTCCTTTTTTAACTCATATGCTCGACCTCTTTACGAAACATGGGCAATTCGATTTAACGGTAAATGCAAAGGGTGACATTGAAGTGGATGATCACCATACGACAGAGGATATCGGCATTTGCCTAGGACAAGTATTAAGAGAAGCACTCGGTGATAAAAAAGGGATTAAGCGCTATGGAAATGCATTTGTTCCAATGGATGAGGCACTCGCCCAGGTTGTCATTGATTTAAGCAATCGTCCTCACTTAGAGATGAGAGCAGAGTTTCCGAGCCAAAAGGTCGGAACCTTTGATACAGAGCTTGTACACGAATTCCTATGGAAGCTGGCGCTTGAGGCAAGGATGAATTTGCATGTTATTGTACACTACGGACAAAATACACACCATATAATTGAGGCTATTTTTAAAGCGCTTGGCAGGGCATTAAATGAAGCAACGATGATTGATCCAAATATAAAAGGAGTTCCTTCTACGAAAGGGATGTTGTAA
- the hisD gene encoding histidinol dehydrogenase has product MKILKINEEISIKRSVDNGTEEQRVVVKSIIERVRQDGDEALKAFTEKFDGISLVNIAVTEEEKREAYKEIDDDLLAIIQEAASNIRSFHEKQLHPSWMTTDENGTILGQKVTPLDSVGLYVPGGTAAYPSSVLMNVLPAKVAGVERIVITSPPDKKTGKLPAAVLVAAQEAGAEEIYKVGGAQAIAALAYGTETIAPVDKITGPGNIFVALAKREVFGDVDIDMIAGPSEIAVLADDTARPDEVAADLLSQAEHDIFACSVLVTPSEALAKAVAAEVEKQLLTLPRQNIASQSIENFGAIYVTDTMEEAIDTINRLAPEHLEIVTDNPMELLGKIRHAGAIFIGRNSPEPVGDYFAGPNHVLPTNGTARFSSPLNVEDFQKKSSIVFYSEKALKENGEKIAAFARLEGLEAHARAIEIRLRK; this is encoded by the coding sequence TTAAGAGGTCGGTTGATAATGGGACAGAAGAGCAGCGAGTCGTTGTTAAAAGTATTATTGAGCGCGTTCGTCAGGATGGAGATGAAGCGTTAAAAGCCTTCACAGAAAAATTTGACGGGATTTCTTTAGTTAATATCGCTGTTACGGAGGAAGAAAAAAGGGAAGCTTATAAAGAAATAGATGATGATCTCCTTGCTATTATTCAAGAGGCAGCGTCAAATATTCGCTCCTTTCATGAAAAACAATTGCACCCGTCCTGGATGACAACGGATGAAAATGGGACGATTCTTGGCCAAAAGGTAACCCCGCTTGATTCAGTTGGTTTATATGTGCCAGGCGGAACGGCTGCTTATCCATCTTCTGTGCTGATGAATGTTCTGCCTGCAAAGGTTGCTGGGGTCGAACGCATAGTCATTACTTCCCCTCCTGATAAAAAAACAGGAAAGCTTCCGGCAGCCGTTCTAGTTGCCGCTCAGGAAGCAGGGGCTGAGGAAATTTATAAAGTTGGCGGTGCACAAGCAATCGCAGCATTAGCCTATGGGACGGAAACGATTGCTCCAGTTGATAAAATTACAGGTCCTGGTAATATTTTTGTCGCACTGGCGAAGCGAGAGGTTTTTGGAGATGTGGATATTGATATGATTGCAGGTCCAAGTGAAATTGCGGTTCTTGCTGATGATACGGCAAGACCGGATGAAGTTGCAGCTGATCTATTATCGCAAGCTGAGCATGATATTTTTGCCTGCAGTGTCCTAGTGACTCCATCCGAAGCATTGGCAAAGGCTGTTGCAGCTGAGGTAGAGAAGCAATTATTAACACTTCCTCGTCAAAATATTGCTTCACAATCCATTGAGAACTTTGGTGCTATTTATGTGACGGATACGATGGAGGAAGCGATTGACACGATTAATAGACTAGCTCCTGAACATTTAGAAATTGTAACGGACAATCCGATGGAGCTTTTAGGAAAAATCAGACATGCAGGCGCCATTTTTATTGGCCGCAATAGTCCTGAACCTGTCGGAGACTACTTTGCAGGACCGAACCATGTGCTGCCTACGAATGGAACGGCGCGTTTCTCTAGTCCGCTCAATGTAGAGGACTTTCAAAAGAAATCCAGTATTGTTTTTTACAGTGAGAAGGCATTGAAAGAAAATGGAGAAAAGATTGCAGCATTTGCAAGGCTTGAAGGACTTGAAGCCCATGCGAGAGCGATTGAAATACGATTGAGGAAATAA